The DNA region CCATCTGGCACACCATGTACTCGGTCACCGTTGCCCAGTACCCACACTGGGTCGACTTCGACGGTGGTGAGGTGAAAGAGATCAAAGGCTTCACCTACCTGCCACGTCAGGACGGCGGTGAAAACGGCGACATCAAAGACTTCACCATCCAGACCAGCCTCGACGGCAAGGAGTGGAGCGAGGTCATCCACAAAGGCACATTCAAGCGCAACAAAGCCGAGAAGCGCGTAATCTTCGACAAACCAGTCAAAGCCCGCTACGTCCGCTTCACCGGCGTGAACTCGCAGAACGGTCAGGACTTCGCCGGCGGTGCCGAGTTCAGCCTCCTCGCTGACTAAGCCCCAATTCCCAACATTCCAACCAAAGGCAGCACGCATCCCGCGTGCTGCCTTTTTTTGTCCCCTCCACATCCACCCCGTCGCTCGCCATCGGACCACCGGATTTCACCTGCCCTGCATCCCATTCAGGCGGAGCCTGCCACCCGCGCCGCCACGACGGTGAGGACACCGTCACTCCAACCACCCCGCATCGTAGCAATGCCCATCAGGAGCCTCGACGTCCCCGTCGATTCCACCCCCAAGCGAGCGCAGCGAGCACTCCTGCCCTCCTGCAAGGAGGACGGATCAAAGCACCGGGCTGCAGCCCTGTGTCACCACGCCCCGCCCAAATCAGGCCACGCCAAACCAGATCGACCAACCTGCCCTCCGCTCAGCCCCCCATAACACACCTCTAAAGTACTCAAGATGATACATCTACGACTCAATTGTCATCCTGCTCACCCACCAATAAATTCTCCCCGTGGCATCCCTCCCTTTACCTGATAACCGAACACTGCAGACAGTCGACGTCTTGAAGGGCGAAATCGATGCTGGCAGGTTCGCCAACTATCTTCCAGGAGAGCGTGAGCTGGCCCGCCGGATGAATGTAAGCCGCAAGACACTGCGCAAAGCCATCGACATCCTCGAAGCGGAGCAACGCCTACTGCCGGCAAGCCCGGGAAAACGGCGCCAGATCCGCAACGGCCCACACAAACGCACCACACCAAAGGACACCGCGATGGTCACACATCAGCGGGTCGTCACCATTGCCCCCAAGGCATTGGATCAGATGGGCGGCCCCGAGCGACTTTTCCAAAGCACACTGAACCGGCTTTGCACCAAATCAGGGATCGATCTGACACATCGCCACATCGACATCCGCCACATGCAGCGCCCCTCGCACAGGTTGACTGAGTTCGTCGACCGGAATCCGGCCGAGCTCTATTTGCTGCAACATGGGTCGCTGGCAATGCAGCGATGGTTCAAGTCAACACAGACCCCATGCCTGGTTCTTGGAGACCGCTGGGATGATCTCAAGCTCCCGAACGTGTCCGCAGACATGGGCGCCATGGCAGTCCACGCTGCGTCATTGCTTCAACGAAAAGGACACCAACACGTCGCCATGCTCTTCCCATCTCCCAGTAAAAGAGGCCTAGAGATCTTTGCCGACCGTCTGGTGGCTACCCATCAATCGCTAACGTTGACCCTCGCGAAGCACAACGAATCTCCGGAGAGCATCGTGAACGCCGTTCGAAAACTCCTCACCGACGTCCGCCCACGCCCCACCGCAATCCTCACTCCAACCGTATTTTGCGGCGTCACAGTGTTAACCACGGCGAGCCAACTCGGCCTCAAGGTCCCGCAACAGCTCTCGATCATGTGCCTCAGCCACGATCGTCTGTGCGACTACACCTCCCCCTCCCTCGCAGGCTATTCGTTCAGCATGGATCGCTTTGCAAAAGAGGTGCATCGCAGCATCACCCACACGTTGCGACACCCCACCACCAATGCCAAATCGACCTCACTCATCATGCCCGACTTCGTCCCCGGCGACAGTGTGGGATTGGCCACGGCTTCCTAAGCTCCATCAAGTTCGCCACAAACCGGCACCCTAGGAGACCACCTGAGACGCCTCGCGGACGCCCCCTCACCATGTGTAGATTCCGGCCTCTGATGAGATCCGGTCAGGACCCGCCTGCCGGATAACCCCGAATCAAAAGAACCATGATTAAGCAAACACTTGCGGCTCTTGTCGCTACCACCCTGGGTGCCAGTGCAGCAACCATCATCGCCTCCACCAGCTTCGAGACCTCCGATGGCTTCCCTAACAACACCGTTACAGGTGGCTTCAACGTCGTCACCTCGGACGGTGCCACCTGGACCGCTGGCGGTGCCACTGGAAACTACGCAGGCGCATGGGCTGGACAAGCCCTCACCGGCACGCAATCCGCTGTGATCGGTAACGTCTCCACCACCGACCAATTCATCACCGTCGATGCCGCAGGCGCGGACGGCGTCGGATCGATCACCTTCAGCTGGGAACGCTTCACCACCACAAGCACGCCTCTGCAGGTTCAGTGGACCACCGACACCATCGACGGAAACGAACTGTGGAATACCGTCAGCACCATCGACCTCACCGGACCTTCCCCTTCTAACGGAGGTGGCGGCTGGACCACCGAAACCATCGCCATTAATCAGACCGGCGACGTCAAAGTCCGACTCTTCCTCTCAAGTGGCGCGACCAACACCGGCGGTGCCAGCTTCGATGACATCTCTGTGACCGCGGTTCCAGAGCCATCCTCAGCAGCTCTCTTCGGCCTGGGCGGCCTCGCGCTCGTCCTTCGCCGCCGCCGCTAAGGCTGGCCATTTTAAATTTCGTTTCACCACGAGCCGGTCGCATCACTCGATGTGGCCGGTTCTTTTTTTTCGCCCCGCTCGCGCTTCTATTCGAGTATCACCACCGTCTTCTGCTTCGTGCCCTCGCTGTGTCTTAGCGCCAGATCCAATTGATCAAACGGGAAGGTGACCGGTTCTTCCACATTGATCTCTCCGGCCAAAACCTGAGCCAACAGGCTCTCACCATCCGCCATCAATTCTTTCCATGCCTCACGATCTCCATACTCATGAAGCGCGCCTAGAGCGATCTCATGATAGGAAATGGTGCGGGTGAATGGCGCATCTACAGGCGATGGGATGCGGTCTTGGATGCACACAATGTGACCGTTGGCCATCAAGCAGGGCACCACCATCGCTGCATTCTTGCCGCCGACCGCGTCAAACGCGGCAAAGTAAGACTCAGGCACCTCAGTCAGGGCCCGATAGATGCGTCGAATGCCCAGCTCTGCGGCCTGGGCGTCACTTAGGCTGGCCGACACCACGTCGATCACAAATCCGCGCTGCGCGAGCAATTGAACCAGCAGTTTGTTCACCGCCCCCAAGCCAACCACCAGAGCACGTTTCCCTTGTTTGACAGGGATCTTCTCGACCGCTTGCCACGCGGTCAGCATTGGGCAGGGCAAGGCCGCCGCCAAACTGGCAGCCATGCCCACGGGTGTGACCATCACCCGTTCCGCATTCACAAGCGTATGAGTGGCGAAACTCCCATCGCTCGTCAGGGACGCGTGATAGGCCACCTGCATCCCGACAAGCTTTGGATCACCACCATCACCTACGGCGACCACCGTACCAGAGCCATCTACCCCGGGAACATGTCCCTCCTGCCAAGCCAGCGGATTCGCTTGAATGAACTTCCAATCCACCGGATTGATGCCGATGGCCAGGTTCTCGATCAAGAGCTCGCCCGCAGCCGGCGCGGGCTGAGGAAGGCGGCTGAGGGCAACTTGGTTACGAAGCGGGTCGAAGGCCCAGGCGTTCATTGTGGTCATGATGGCTGCTTGTTTTACCTCCCCGAGACACGTGCAATTCGAAACCAACCGAAGAAGCCTATTCCCCGAGGAGTTCTCCAACAAGCCATTTCACGTCAGGTTCGCCCGCACTCCCTCCGTCGGTGAGGACACCGTCAGTCCAGCACACGTAGAACTCCCCTTCTCTACGTCTAGCCATCTCTGCGTAAGCTCGCCCCTTTCGCTCACCGCTCACACTCCAACCTGCGCCCTACCGGACCGCCGTTCTCCAGTACGGCCACCAGACCCCAACGAGCGCAGCGAGCAATACGCCCCCATTTCGACAGAGAACGGATCAAAACACAGAGCTTCAGCCCTCCCGTCCCCCCTCATCCAACATCCGTTGAATCGTTTGCTGGACATCGGCGGCGCGGGCATCATCGGCGTTGAGTAGCTGAGCAAAGGTAACATCCACCTTGAGAGGGAACCGCTTGGATCGCCCTTTCATCATGCCTTTGCCCCAATGGCTGAAGAACGATCCGTAAAGCCCCGCCAGTGCGACGGGTACAACTTTGGCCCCAGAGCGCTTGGCGATGATCTCCATGCCTCGCTTGAACTCATTCATCCCACCGTGGCGGGTCAGTTTTCCCTCGGGAAAAATGCAGACCACTTCGTCGTTGTTCAACGCATCGACACAGGCCTTGATCGCGGCGGACGCGTTCTTCGAGGTATCAATCGGAATCGCCCCGCCGATGCGGAACGCCCAGTTCGCCCACCACATGTCATAGTAGGACTTGAGCATCAGAAAGCGCACGGGGCGATGGCACGCCGCCATCACAATGAACGCATCGACATAGCTGACATGATTTGCAGTGAGCAAGACCGGCCCATTCGCCGGCACGTTGTCAGGATGGTGGCTGCGCACGCCGTAGACCACACGCACCACAGGAAGGACGAGCGCTTTAAGCGTATCCAGCGGTAGCAAGCGCATGGTGTAAAGCGTGACCAACCCTGTCGCCACCGCGGCCACGAGCAGTTGGGCGTTGATCGAAAGATTGAGTCCATCGCGCAGCGCGAGCTGAACCCCAACGGCGCCTAGGTTCGCCAGAGCATCAAGCAATGCCGAGGCCGCGAGCATCCGTCCACGGCGCGTCGGCGTGCAGACATCCTGCAGGTAGGCATTGAGCGGAGTCAGGAAACAACTACCGGCAAAACCCAACACAAAAAGCACCGCAATATAAAGCCACTCACCAGGTTCGCCGGCCCACGGCAGCACCGCCATCGACAACGCAAAAAACGCGCCACCAATCGGGACGATTCCAAGTTGGATCCGCCGCTTGGACACCGCGGCGGTAAACGCGCCACCGATCGCCACGCCCAGCCCCATCCACGCCATCATCTGACCGGCAATCCGCCCGGCCTCACTGGTGCCGCCCGCGATCTGGTCCGCCTTCTCGGTCACCACCAGCAGGATGAACATGCCAACGCCCCAGAAGTACGCCTTGCCCAACGCGCTGCGCCGCTGGCGCTTCTCGGCACACAACTCGGCAAAGTAATGGAACTGCTTGGTCAGGATAGCTGGCGAGAATGGCTTCGGATCGTGCGCTGGCGTGCGCCGGATCCGTCGACTCACAATCACCGCTGCAATCGACACCACAAACAACGCGGCCATCGGCGCTGCTGCTGCTGACCACGGACCGAGCGAACCCGTCAATCCATCGTAGACCGATCCACCCAACGCGGAGCCCGCGATGATCGCCACGATTACCCACATCTGCATCCACCCCGCAGCCGCGCCCAGCCTGCTGCTGCCCAACAGTTCTTTGACAATCCCTACCTTGGCCGGTGAGAAAATCACCGACTGGATGGAGATCAACACGAAGCCGATCACCGCTCCCCAGATCCACTCAGCATACAAGGAGCCCGCAATGATAAGAAAACAGAGCAACTGCAACCACATGCAGGAGACAATGACCCCCGCCTTCGAATAGCGGTCGGAAAACCAGCCAGCCAGCGGCGAGAAAACGATGAACGTCAACGCGGCCAGCGCGCCCAGCACGTGCTGGAAGGGCATCGCATAACCCGAGCCCGGCACCGCCCAAACGATTCCCAGGTTCAGCGCCACACCGATCAGCAGGAACTTTACGACGTTATCGTTGAGTGCATTCAAGGTTTGAACGCTCAACAAGCCGCGGAACGACGGCCAATCTTCTTGGTGGTTTTCGGTTTCCGGATCCATGGGGGTCGGTAGGATTTTCAATCACCCTGCCCAGAGAACGGCATCATCGCAGGGCATTGAGCGCGCATAGTTTGCGCGATCCCCACTACGCCACAAGCCCGAAAAATAGCAACACGGCAAAGCCTCCTTTACAGGCAACATGCAGCAATTGATCTGCAACAAACCCAAGTTTCCCCTCACACCGGATGGCGTCTATCACCGCATGGAGAACCAGTTCGGTACATCCCAACACCACGGACCCGGTCAGAGCCCAGACCAAACCTGCGTGGATCAGCGCATGGGCGATCAAACAAACAAACCACCCACCACCAACCAAATCACCACCTTTTTCCGTTACGAGGTGGCGGTTCTTCCCCGTCGCCAGAAACTCTCCCTGCAGAGGAAAATCCCCGAGAGCGTGCCCGATCAACAGCGCGAAAAAGAGCGTCAGCGCGCCAGCGACACTGCCGAATGCATCGAGAGACAGCGTGGGCGAGGCGAGCATGATTAAGGGGTCCATCATCGAGGCGAGTAATAATCTATTTCCAGCCCGCGTGGTCCGCCATCGCCCGCTGGAGCATGGCAAAGCGTTCGTTCATGGCCCGCAAGCGTTTGCTAAGCATCCGGCTGATCCCCAACATCAACGCCGCACCGCTGGCGGGATGCGAGTCGACAAACGTTTCCAAATCCTCACGCCCCACGCGCCAAACCCGAGAGTCCTCGTGAGCGGTCACATCCGCACTGCCCTCGCCCGGATCAAACACATTCACCTCGCCAATAGCCTCGCCGGGAGCCGCGCGCCACAGCAAGGTGCGCGTTCCGTTGCGCTCGCGCGAGACATGAAGAAGCCCCGAGAGCAACAAATAGAGTTGCCCTTGGGGCTCGCCTTCTTTGATTAGTTCACTCCCCTCGGTTGCGTCTATAAACTCACCATATGAGCTGAGCAATTTGCGATCCTCGTCGCTCATCTGCTCCAAGAACCCGATGGCAGGAAGTTCTGGTGGTGATTGGGGCGTCTGGGGCATAGCTGCTGGCAATGAGTTCGACCAGCAGTCTAGCCCGCGCCCCCACCCGAGGTAAACGCAATTATCCGGAGGGGATCAGCGCTTACTTGACCGCGGCGCCCAACACAGCGCGCACACCACGCCCGTCGGACTTCAGCTTTTT from Sulfuriroseicoccus oceanibius includes:
- a CDS encoding substrate-binding domain-containing protein; the protein is MASLPLPDNRTLQTVDVLKGEIDAGRFANYLPGERELARRMNVSRKTLRKAIDILEAEQRLLPASPGKRRQIRNGPHKRTTPKDTAMVTHQRVVTIAPKALDQMGGPERLFQSTLNRLCTKSGIDLTHRHIDIRHMQRPSHRLTEFVDRNPAELYLLQHGSLAMQRWFKSTQTPCLVLGDRWDDLKLPNVSADMGAMAVHAASLLQRKGHQHVAMLFPSPSKRGLEIFADRLVATHQSLTLTLAKHNESPESIVNAVRKLLTDVRPRPTAILTPTVFCGVTVLTTASQLGLKVPQQLSIMCLSHDRLCDYTSPSLAGYSFSMDRFAKEVHRSITHTLRHPTTNAKSTSLIMPDFVPGDSVGLATAS
- a CDS encoding PEP-CTERM sorting domain-containing protein, which gives rise to MIKQTLAALVATTLGASAATIIASTSFETSDGFPNNTVTGGFNVVTSDGATWTAGGATGNYAGAWAGQALTGTQSAVIGNVSTTDQFITVDAAGADGVGSITFSWERFTTTSTPLQVQWTTDTIDGNELWNTVSTIDLTGPSPSNGGGGWTTETIAINQTGDVKVRLFLSSGATNTGGASFDDISVTAVPEPSSAALFGLGGLALVLRRRR
- a CDS encoding alcohol dehydrogenase catalytic domain-containing protein translates to MTTMNAWAFDPLRNQVALSRLPQPAPAAGELLIENLAIGINPVDWKFIQANPLAWQEGHVPGVDGSGTVVAVGDGGDPKLVGMQVAYHASLTSDGSFATHTLVNAERVMVTPVGMAASLAAALPCPMLTAWQAVEKIPVKQGKRALVVGLGAVNKLLVQLLAQRGFVIDVVSASLSDAQAAELGIRRIYRALTEVPESYFAAFDAVGGKNAAMVVPCLMANGHIVCIQDRIPSPVDAPFTRTISYHEIALGALHEYGDREAWKELMADGESLLAQVLAGEINVEEPVTFPFDQLDLALRHSEGTKQKTVVILE
- a CDS encoding MFS transporter, whose product is MDPETENHQEDWPSFRGLLSVQTLNALNDNVVKFLLIGVALNLGIVWAVPGSGYAMPFQHVLGALAALTFIVFSPLAGWFSDRYSKAGVIVSCMWLQLLCFLIIAGSLYAEWIWGAVIGFVLISIQSVIFSPAKVGIVKELLGSSRLGAAAGWMQMWVIVAIIAGSALGGSVYDGLTGSLGPWSAAAAPMAALFVVSIAAVIVSRRIRRTPAHDPKPFSPAILTKQFHYFAELCAEKRQRRSALGKAYFWGVGMFILLVVTEKADQIAGGTSEAGRIAGQMMAWMGLGVAIGGAFTAAVSKRRIQLGIVPIGGAFFALSMAVLPWAGEPGEWLYIAVLFVLGFAGSCFLTPLNAYLQDVCTPTRRGRMLAASALLDALANLGAVGVQLALRDGLNLSINAQLLVAAVATGLVTLYTMRLLPLDTLKALVLPVVRVVYGVRSHHPDNVPANGPVLLTANHVSYVDAFIVMAACHRPVRFLMLKSYYDMWWANWAFRIGGAIPIDTSKNASAAIKACVDALNNDEVVCIFPEGKLTRHGGMNEFKRGMEIIAKRSGAKVVPVALAGLYGSFFSHWGKGMMKGRSKRFPLKVDVTFAQLLNADDARAADVQQTIQRMLDEGGREG
- a CDS encoding DUF3307 domain-containing protein; amino-acid sequence: MMDPLIMLASPTLSLDAFGSVAGALTLFFALLIGHALGDFPLQGEFLATGKNRHLVTEKGGDLVGGGWFVCLIAHALIHAGLVWALTGSVVLGCTELVLHAVIDAIRCEGKLGFVADQLLHVACKGGFAVLLFFGLVA
- a CDS encoding Crp/Fnr family transcriptional regulator, with product MPQTPQSPPELPAIGFLEQMSDEDRKLLSSYGEFIDATEGSELIKEGEPQGQLYLLLSGLLHVSRERNGTRTLLWRAAPGEAIGEVNVFDPGEGSADVTAHEDSRVWRVGREDLETFVDSHPASGAALMLGISRMLSKRLRAMNERFAMLQRAMADHAGWK